From the genome of Methanobrevibacter smithii ATCC 35061, one region includes:
- a CDS encoding 2TM domain-containing protein, with protein MDEEILYKKAKNLVNKKVKFYRYLYCYIIVNVCLFFINLSEIHGNWTDLHQWWFLWVTVLWGVWLIFHYIKVFVLHDRFDDDWMEEKIQKEMDKMRK; from the coding sequence ATGGATGAAGAGATACTTTATAAAAAAGCTAAAAACCTTGTTAATAAAAAAGTAAAATTTTACAGATACTTATACTGTTATATTATTGTAAATGTATGTTTATTTTTTATTAATCTTTCAGAAATTCACGGAAATTGGACTGATTTACACCAGTGGTGGTTTTTATGGGTAACTGTTCTTTGGGGAGTCTGGTTAATATTTCATTATATTAAAGTATTTGTTCTTCACGACAGATTTGACGATGATTGGATGGAAGAGAAAATTCAAAAAGAAATGGATAAAATGAGGAAATAG